In a single window of the Thermococcus sp. genome:
- the cca gene encoding CCA tRNA nucleotidyltransferase: MDIEAVISEVLQRTRPSEEERAFVEELMKELEGIANKTIEELGLEVKPYFVGSLAKDTYLAGDHDVDLFLAFPLETPLEELRKKGLELGKAIAEKLDSYEIAYAEHPYVRAKYRGVRVDLVPCYDVKDWKDVRTAVDRSILHTRWVNENLRGRNDEVRLLKRFLKGINAYGSEIYVRGFSGYLAEILVIKYGSFLGVLKKADLILKQKIIDPADWLRKEPEVARKIVEREINEDKPLVVIDPVDPRRNVSANLSWERYGIFYFKSGEFLEKPSIEFFFPAEKPWKNYLEVLRERKTALLTLVFEVPEMVDDLLLPQLEKSAKGLEKALEREGFRVLGWNVGKTEKAFIMLELDRAERERIKLKPGPEFFTERGRRFYEKNEKVWIVRKRLYSEKRVKENVLDVVIELLEKGQVSLGRGIREAVKGADVLLNYVPKDMEGEAYLFLSREKWNLKD, translated from the coding sequence ATGGACATCGAAGCGGTCATCAGCGAAGTCCTTCAGAGAACCAGGCCAAGTGAAGAGGAGAGGGCCTTCGTTGAGGAACTGATGAAGGAACTGGAGGGTATAGCCAATAAAACCATTGAAGAACTCGGTCTCGAGGTTAAGCCCTACTTCGTCGGCTCCCTCGCGAAGGACACTTATTTGGCTGGAGACCACGACGTTGACCTCTTCCTTGCCTTTCCTTTGGAGACGCCCCTCGAAGAGCTTCGGAAGAAAGGATTAGAGCTCGGAAAGGCAATAGCGGAGAAGCTCGACTCCTATGAAATTGCCTACGCAGAGCACCCCTACGTCAGGGCAAAATACAGGGGAGTGAGAGTTGATTTGGTTCCCTGCTACGACGTGAAGGATTGGAAGGACGTTAGAACGGCGGTGGACCGCTCGATACTCCACACCCGATGGGTCAATGAAAACCTTAGGGGCAGGAACGATGAAGTCAGACTGCTCAAGCGTTTCCTCAAGGGAATAAACGCCTATGGGAGCGAGATTTACGTGAGGGGCTTCTCGGGTTACCTCGCCGAGATTCTTGTGATTAAATACGGCTCCTTCCTCGGGGTTCTCAAGAAGGCCGACTTAATACTGAAACAGAAGATAATAGACCCCGCGGACTGGCTGAGAAAAGAGCCCGAGGTTGCCAGAAAAATAGTAGAGAGGGAAATCAACGAGGACAAGCCCCTCGTGGTGATAGACCCCGTTGACCCTCGGAGAAACGTTTCCGCAAACCTGAGCTGGGAGCGTTACGGGATTTTTTACTTCAAGAGCGGGGAGTTCCTTGAAAAGCCTTCGATTGAGTTCTTTTTCCCGGCTGAAAAGCCCTGGAAAAACTACCTCGAAGTGCTGAGGGAAAGAAAGACCGCACTGCTCACCCTCGTCTTTGAAGTGCCGGAGATGGTTGATGACCTCCTGTTGCCACAGCTCGAGAAGAGCGCCAAAGGTCTTGAGAAGGCCCTCGAAAGGGAGGGTTTTAGGGTTCTCGGCTGGAACGTTGGAAAGACGGAGAAAGCCTTCATAATGCTCGAACTGGACAGGGCCGAGAGGGAAAGGATAAAGCTCAAGCCGGGGCCGGAGTTCTTCACGGAGAGGGGCAGGAGGTTCTACGAAAAGAACGAGAAGGTCTGGATTGTGAGGAAGAGGCTATACTCAGAGAAAAGAGTCAAAGAGAACGTCCTAGATGTTGTCATCGAGCTCCTCGAAAAGGGCCAGGTTTCTCTCGGAAGGGGAATAAGGGAAGCGGTTAAAGGGGCCGACGTGCTGTTAAACTACGTTCCTAAGGATATGGAGGGCGAGGCCTATCTCTTCCTGAGCAGAGAGAAGTGGAATCTGAAGGATTAA